The Manihot esculenta cultivar AM560-2 chromosome 1, M.esculenta_v8, whole genome shotgun sequence genome has a window encoding:
- the LOC110620866 gene encoding transcription repressor OFP16 gives MAGTLGRNLHLCFTKIKSPLEPQSPPTLLSPHHHSHPLILKNYNSLFDSYTFDSASKSPTHSSSSSSSSSCSSSEPDFATVFASQRFFFSSPGRSNSIIESTPSSTATPTDSSDSLVGSMNDKSDGRSSLESRNSAATVKDSVAVPTYSPDPYLDFRRSMQEMVEARDLVDVKANCDYLHELLSCYLELNPKSTHKFIVRAFADLLVSLLASQPKVSAEGG, from the coding sequence ATGGCAGGCACACTGGGGAGAAATCTTCACCTCTGCTTCACCAAGATCAAGAGTCCGCTCGAGCCCCAATCTCCCCCTACTCTTCTATCTCCACACCATCATAGCCATCCACTAATCCTGAAAAATTATAACTCTCTCTTTGACTCCTACACTTTTGACTCTGCTTCCAAATCTCCAACACACtcctcatcttcctcctcctcctcatccTGTTCCTCCTCGGAACCTGACTTCGCCACCGTATTCGCCTCCCAAcgtttcttcttctcctccccaGGCCGCTCCAACTCCATCATTGAATCTACACCCTCCAGTACTGCTACTCCTACGGATTCTTCCGACTCTCTGGTAGGTTCTATGAATGATAAATCCGACGGCCGGTCGTCTTTAGAATCGAGGAACTCTGCTGCCACCGTTAAAGACAGCGTAGCGGTACCCACTTACTCGCCAGACCCGTATTTGGACTTCCGGCGATCCATGCAGGAGATGGTGGAGGCGCGCGACTTGGTAGACGTGAAGGCCAATTGTGACTACTTGCATGAGCTTCTGTCGTGCTATCTAGAGCTGAATCCAAAGAGTACCCACAAGTTCATTGTTCGAGCTTTTGCGGACCTCCTAGTCAGTCTCTTGGCATCTCAGCCGAAGGTTTCGGCGGAGGGAGGGTAA
- the LOC110613104 gene encoding 40S ribosomal protein S18 has translation MSLVANEDFQHILRVLNTNVDGKQKIMFALTSIKGIGRRFANIVCKKADVDMNKRAGELSAEELDKLMVIVANPRQFKIPDWFLNRQKDYKDGKYSQVVSNALDMKLRDDLERLKKIRNHRGLRHYWGLRVRGQHTKTTGRRGKTVGVSKKR, from the exons ATG TCGCTGGTCGCAAATGAAGATTTCCAACACATTCTTCGTGTTCTCAACACGAATGTTGATGGGAAACAGAAGATTATGTTTGCCCTAACCTCCATCAAAGGTATCGGCCGCCGTTTTGCCAACATCGTCTGCAAGAAAGCCGATGTCGACATGAACAAGAG AGCTGGTGAACTATCAGCTGAAGAGCTTGACAAACTTATGGTGATAGTTGCCAATCCCCGCCAATTCAAGATTCCAGATTGGTTCTTAAATAGACAGAAGGATTACAAGGATGGGAAGTACTCTCAGGTTGTATCTAATGCATTGGACATGAAGCTGAGGGATGATCTTGAGCGGTTGAAGAAGATCAG AAACCACCGTGGTCTTCGTCACTATTGGGGCCTTCGAGTGCGTGGGCAGCACACCAAGACCACTGGCCGCAGGGGGAAGACTGTTGGTGTCTCCAAGAAGCGATAA
- the LOC110610674 gene encoding uncharacterized protein LOC110610674: protein MKVHPSPNKRDLTASQYDVSFSSTAANPMPDKKLKRLPHVFARVLELPFNSDADVFVLETQESFLFVANSEDITITNNFQAHVIKILPGVTKIEVRGDRSADRCSTEGLYTDTWRFRLPATTFPEMASTRCIVGQLVVTVPKTLNLEDVIEDDCNAEEMLFLVE, encoded by the coding sequence ATGAAGGTCCACCCATCTCCAAATAAACGAGATCTCACCGCCTCCCAATATGACGTATCTTTTTCCTCCACCGCCGCCAACCCAATGCCCGACAAGAAGCTTAAGAGACTCCCCCACGTATTTGCCAGAGTGCTTGAACTTCCCTTCAACTCAGATGCCGACGTTTTTGTCCTAGAAACTCAAGAATCTTTCCTTTTTGTTGCCAACAGCGAGGATATAACCATAACCAATAACTTTCAGGCACACGTGATTAAGATTTTACCAGGAGTAACGAAGATCGAAGTAAGAGGAGACCGAAGTGCCGATCGCTGTTCTACGGAGGGTCTCTATACTGATACGTGGCGATTCAGGCTTCCGGCGACGACGTTTCCGGAGATGGCGAGCACTAGGTGTATCGTTGGGCAATTGGTAGTCACAGTTCCCAAAACATTGAATTTGGAGGACGTAATCGAAGATGATTGTAACGCAGAGGAGATGCTATTTCTTGTAGAGTGA
- the LOC110619778 gene encoding late embryogenesis abundant protein D-34, with amino-acid sequence MSQGQPRRPQYDQDPVKYGDVFDVQGNLASEPVAPGDAATMQSAENLILGQTQRGGAASVMQSAANVNVRAGLVYPDDASRAVREEGVTVTESNIGGTRVVTERVGGEIVGQHLDPRVPAAYPGSAYDITIGEALEATAYSATGDKPIDQSDAAAIKAAEVRALRSIETPSTGIGAQAQSAADLNTRVLSDESKTKLSDVLADASVQLPRDKPVTRNDAEGVIAAEIRNKPDMRTTLGGVAASMAAAARLNERS; translated from the exons ATGAGCCAAGGACAGCCCCGAAGGCCTCAATACGATCAGGATCCTGTCAAATACGGAGACGTGTTTGATGTCCAAGGCAATCTGGCCTCTGAGCCTGTTGCCCCAGGAGACGCAGCCACCATGCAGTCAGCTGAGAACCTAATCCTTGGGCAGACCCAGAGAGGCGGGGCCGCCTCTGTCATGCAATCTGCGGCTAACGTGAATGTGAGAGCTGGTCTCGTCTACCCTGACGATGCTAGTAGGGCAGTTAGAGAGGAGGGTGTCACAGTAACAGAATCAAATATTGGCGGCACTCGCGTTGTCACTGAAAGAGTTGGCGGAGAG ATAGTGGGACAGCACCTTGATCCAAGGGTACCCGCTGCATATCCTGGGTCAGCATATGATATTACAATTGGTGAGGCTTTGGAGGCAACTGCTTATTCTGCCACAGGAGACAAGCCGATCGATCAGAGCGACGCTGCAGCTATAAAAGCTGCAGAGGTGAGAGCTCTTCGAAGTATCGAGACACCTTCCACTGGAATTGGCGCACAGGCGCAGTCAGCTGCTGATCTTAATACCAGGGTTCTGAGTGACGAAAGTAAGACCAAACTCTCCGATGTTCTAGCG GACGCCTCTGTCCAGTTGCCTAGGGACAAACCCGTTACACGTAATGATGCTGAAGGTGTGATTGCAGCGGAGATAAGGAACAAACCTGACATGAGGACCACGCTAGGTGGGGTTGCAGCATCCATGGCAGCTGCAGCTAGGCTTAACGAGAGATCGTAG